aagggaTTCCTTACTTAATACTTCTGCCTTTCTACCCACAACATTCTTTCTTCTTTCACAAAATTTCAACCATCCACTCTACCTACTTTTCTTTCATTTGCTTCTTTCATTACATGCTTTTCTTTGCTTAATAGTTCTGCCTTTCTACCCACAACATTCTTTTTTCTTCactgtttttattttgttttcatctCCAAGGTCTATCACCAAATTTCAAGCATCCCGTCAAAGgtaattttctttcatttgcGTCATTCATGACATGCTTTTCTTTGCTTCATTCATGACTATGCAATGATTGTTTTTTATTATCTGCTAGCTTTGTAAAATAGTCAAGTCAACTTCACTGCTTCATTTTCAGTTCCAACCTCTCGACACATTTCAGCCACTAAGTCAGGTAATAAGGTAATGATTTCCTCTACTGATTATCAACAGTTTTAGATTTTAAGACAGTATAGGATGACCGGCAAACATAATCTAGCATAGATAGGAATCTCAAACTGTTGAACATTTTAGCTCTTAATATTCCGTAATGAACTGTTGCACACTTGAATCTAGCATTTTATATACATTGAGAGGTTAACTCTGGTGACCAGATTTTCATCATGTTTCTGTCTGCCACCTATCCATACCTCCATCTAATAAAGGCCATTGCATTTATGCTTCCTTTTCATGCTTACactaacatataaaaaattattcaaaaatccaATACACTAACATATATGATTGCGTTGCAAGGGCAGAGCAATGGAATACGTAGAGCCTGTTGTTGGCATTGCAAATTGTCTTGGACCTTCTATTTGTAAATACTTGAAATATCACAGAAAGCTGAATGATTATGTGAGAAACTTCGAGAGGATCAGAGATGAATTGCATTGTAAAATGGAAGACGTAGAGATGCAATTGAAAGCAGAGCTTCTTTCTCCTGGGGGGAAGATACCAAAGCAGGGAGTTGAAAATTGGTTGAAAGATACAAAAGAGATGATTGCGGAAGCACAGGATGTGGAAAATAAAGTCAGAAATGGGAGATATCTCTGTCGTGCTTGGAACGGAAAGCTGGTTGATGAAAAGACTCGAGAAATGAAGGAGTTTCTTGATAAAGCTCTTAATGCCTCTGAAGGTCTTGCCATGGTTGGTCCAAGTGTTGGGTTGCCACTGCCAACATCAGAACTAGTTGGGGAGGAAGCTGCCAGAGAAGAGATTTGGGCATGTTTGATGCAAAAGGAGTTAAAAAAGATTGGGGTTTGGGGGATGGGCGGTGTGGGTAAAACCACGATCATGAAGCACATCCACAATGATCTTTTGAAAGAATAAAGATTCAAAAGAGTAATCTGGGTTACCATATCAAAGGAGTTCAATGTAATGAAGGTACAAGATAATATTGCAAGTGCGTTGGAGGCAAAGGAATATTTAGACAAAGAAGAGGACAAGCTCAGACGAGCAGCAATCTTGTCAGAAATGCTGAAGAAAGAAGGAAAGCATGTTCTAATCCTAGATGATGTGTGGGATGAAGTCTCTCTAGAAGAAGTTGGGATCCCTGAGCCGAGTGACAGCAATGGCTGCAAGTTGGTGTTGACAACCCGTTCGGAGCATGTCTGTAAGTATATGGGTTGCACGGTGATAAAAGTGAAGCCCCTTTCAGCACAACAGGCATTGACATTATTCTTGAGTAAAGTTGGGCCTAAGATAGTGCAAAATCAAACTATAATGCCTACTCTAAAGCTTGTTGTCAAGGAATGTGCGGGTCTACCTCTTACAATTATCGTCGTAGCTGGTACATTGAAAGGAGAAGAGGACCCTCTTATTTGGAAAAACGCACTCAGGGAATTGAAAGAGAGAATAGAAAAAGTGGAAGGAGTGGAAGCTAAAGTGATAGAGCGTTTGAAATTTAGCTTCGATCACTTAAAGGATGAGAAAGTGAAGTCTTGTTTCTTACATTGCGCATTATATCCCGAAGATTTTCAAATTGAAAAGGATGAACTAATTGAGTGCTGGATTGACGAGGGATTCATAGATGATATGGGTACAAGACAAGAAATGAATGACAAGGGTCAAGTTATTTTGAAGAAGTTGGAAGATAATTGCTTGTTGGAAAATGTCTCGCGTAAAAGAGTAAAAATGCATGATACAGTGAGAGAGATGGCATTGTCGATCACAAGAATGAATCCTCGATATATGATACAAGCAGGTTTGCAATTAGAAGAGTTACCAGAAAAGGAGCAATGGAGTCCGGATATTGAGAAAGTGTCACTTATGTATAACTCCATATCAGAAATTTCCATAGATGTACTGCCCACAAAATGTCAACTGCTCACAACCTTGTTATTGCAGCATAACCCTATAAAGAAGATTCCATATTCTTTCTTCATAAACATGCCTTGTCTTTGTGTCCTAAATTTGTCCTATACAGAGATCGAGAGTTTACCAAATTCCATCTCTGAACTAAAGAACCTCACAACAttgttgttttgttgttgttatgaattAAGAGATCTACCATGTCTTTCGATGCTTCAAGAATTGAAGAAGTTGGATCTAAGTTGGACTAAAATTGAGGAAGTCCCTGAAGGCATGGATATGTTGATAAAGCTAAGATATCTTGATCTTAGAGTGCGCACTCTGAAAGAGATACCCGCTGGACTTTTACCAAAACTCGTTCACCTTCAGCACTTGGGTTTTTATGAGAACAATGAAAAAACAAGTCTAAAAGCAGAGGAGTTGGAACCATTGAAGAAGTTGGAGTGCTTTACCGGACGTTTCGAAGACATCAATGAATTCAATAAGTTCATTTCCTCAATGCAACAAAGTAAGAAAAATCTCATCAAGTACCATTTACAGGTGGGCTCATCTTTTATGCTTGCTACAATAGATAAAACAGTAACAATTGGAGGAGTCCAGAATTGGGAAGGTGAGTCAATTATGCACCCAATTGAAATTCAACAGTTGAATATTTCAAGTTGCAACTATTTGAGAAACTTAGTCGATGATAATTCTTCCTTCAAAAATGTGATTGGCTTGAGGGTTTGGGTTTGTGAAGGGATAGAGTGTGTTGTTTCCCTGTCCTCTTTTGCCTCTTCTTCCACTCATCCATTTCAAAGCCTCGAGGTGTTAGATCTTGGAGATCTGCCAAAATTGAGTGCCCTTATTATGAAAGATGCAGGAATTCGTTCAGCAACAACATCAACATCGGCTCCGTCTGCCACATTTTCTTATCTTAAGGAAATTAGGATATACAAATGCTCAGGTATGAAGACGTTGCTTCCACATTGGTTGCTTCCAAACCTCCAAAACCTGGAACTAATTTCTGTGGCAGATTATGATGAGTTAGTAGAAATATTGGGAGCAGCAACATCAGAAGttgaagaaaaagggagtgatgCATTAATCAAATTCCATCTTCCCAAATTGAGACAGTTGACACTCTGGGAATTACCAAATTTGAAGATCATATGCAGCAAAAGTGGAGTGATGGTTTGTGATTCTCTCCAACTTATCCATATTACTAGATGTGATAAACTGAAGAgaattcctccatttgttccccTTGTTGGCAATGGGCAGCCATTTGCCTATGCTCCACCTTCTCGTACCATCACGTCAAGGAAAGAATGGTGGGAATCGTTGGAGTGGGATGACCATCCAAACTTTAAAAATGTTCTTCAACCCCTTTGGTGGTGATGTTGAAGAGAAAGATAAAAGGGTTTGTAGGAAAGAAGGAAGGATAGTGCAAAAGAGAGGAGAAAAGGAATGATGGAAGGAAGAGGTTAAGAGACTCCACATTGTAAACATTGTCCCTCTCTTACCAttccttcttttctctttttcttataATGTACAAGCTGAAGAGGtaagaaaacaaataaatttgCTTCATATTTTTTCTATGTTTGTTTTGAAAGAAAGAGAAATATGGTagggtttaaaaataaaatataatttaaatatcaattgaTAAATTAAGTCTATTCAAAATAATGGTATTTTAGGTAGCAAAGGTATAGAAAATTTAAAGTGATAAATTaccttttttatcattataaataaataccataatttctttttatgctgaaaaaatttttgaaaatttatcaatttatattgttttttacaAATAGAAAGGAAAACGCGTCTTATAGGACATGTTTTCTCCGATCTTCCAGAGAAAACATGAGACACGTTTTATTCTCTTTCCTAAAAAGCGCTTTGTAGgagcaactaaggacaattaatcacgaCGTTCATGTGTTTCGTCAATTgtgcataattttgattggtaaaataacacatttagcccttgatgtttacatattttgttagtttggtcttgattctaaaaaaaattcaacaaattcagtctcaacatttacacatatacaaaaatatgacaagctaaatttgttatcatatcaatcaaatttatgtaaaattgatgaaaaacattaatattgtgattaattgctcacttttgaaattggtagggattaaattgcttcGATTTGTTTAGAGGGCCCAAGTTGCCGAATATCAAAATTGAAAGGGACTAGAGAGGTAGTTTTAcctagtttaataattaaatgacatgttaaatcttatgtgacataatttaaaatgaaaattaaaaaaaaaaaggaagattgTAAAAATAGTTGTTATAAAAATCATGGTTTTGaagtttttacaaattttttattgttcattttttttaatttcagttttatttaattttagtttgtttaaaattttcattttaaaattagcTATATAAAATTTAACGTGtcatttaatgattttaatagtaaaatgacATGATTAATATAACATCAATA
The genomic region above belongs to Gossypium hirsutum isolate 1008001.06 chromosome D05, Gossypium_hirsutum_v2.1, whole genome shotgun sequence and contains:
- the LOC107902245 gene encoding disease resistance protein At4g27190 — protein: MKVQDNIASALEAKEYLDKEEDKLRRAAILSEMLKKEGKHVLILDDVWDEVSLEEVGIPEPSDSNGCKLVLTTRSEHVCKYMGCTVIKVKPLSAQQALTLFLSKVGPKIVQNQTIMPTLKLVVKECAGLPLTIIVVAGTLKGEEDPLIWKNALRELKERIEKVEGVEAKVIERLKFSFDHLKDEKVKSCFLHCALYPEDFQIEKDELIECWIDEGFIDDMGTRQEMNDKGQVILKKLEDNCLLENVSRKRVKMHDTVREMALSITRMNPRYMIQAGLQLEELPEKEQWSPDIEKVSLMYNSISEISIDVLPTKCQLLTTLLLQHNPIKKIPYSFFINMPCLCVLNLSYTEIESLPNSISELKNLTTLLFCCCYELRDLPCLSMLQELKKLDLSWTKIEEVPEGMDMLIKLRYLDLRVRTLKEIPAGLLPKLVHLQHLGFYENNEKTSLKAEELEPLKKLECFTGRFEDINEFNKFISSMQQSKKNLIKYHLQVGSSFMLATIDKTVTIGGVQNWEGESIMHPIEIQQLNISSCNYLRNLVDDNSSFKNVIGLRVWVCEGIECVVSLSSFASSSTHPFQSLEVLDLGDLPKLSALIMKDAGIRSATTSTSAPSATFSYLKEIRIYKCSGMKTLLPHWLLPNLQNLELISVADYDELVEILGAATSEVEEKGSDALIKFHLPKLRQLTLWELPNLKIICSKSGVMVCDSLQLIHITRCDKLKRIPPFVPLVGNGQPFAYAPPSRTITSRKEWWESLEWDDHPNFKNVLQPLWW